One segment of Scyliorhinus torazame isolate Kashiwa2021f chromosome 14, sScyTor2.1, whole genome shotgun sequence DNA contains the following:
- the LOC140390152 gene encoding uncharacterized protein, giving the protein MDNLTESSQSPHPVKPQPIHMEERPFRCEVCEKSFVRSSYLLKHQLTHAGEKLYKCKVCDKTFSQSSSLVDHQRTHTGERPFTCDVCNKAFLKLSNLLQHRRIHTGEKPFRCEVCDKAFTHPSTLHQHRRIHTGEKPFRCEICDKAFTHPSTLLQHRRIHTEEEKPFGCEICDKAFKHPSTLLQHRRIHTGEKLLQCEFCNKVFVTFSSLQVHQRTHTGERPFRCVVCDKSFAQSSTLLQHQRIHRGERKFHCQICDKTFAHSSTLLQHQRTHGGEKPFKCEACDKAFVKSSTLLVHQRTHTGEKPFRCEVCGKGFTLSSTLLIHQRTHTGERPFKCKVCGKAFTQSSSLLHHHRIHTGEKPFNCEVCQKAFTHPSSLLQHQRIHTGEKPFRCDMCDRAFTHPSRLLDHQRIHTGEKPFQCEVCDKAFTRSSNLLDHHRTHMGREILPPGFLQQNLHTI; this is encoded by the coding sequence ATGGACAATTTGACTGAGTCGTCGCAGTCACCACATCCTGTGAAACCGCAGCCCATCCACATGgaggagaggccattcaggtgTGAAGTGTGTGAGAAGTCTTTTGTCCGATCATCATACCTCCTCAAACACCAGCTCACCCATGCAGGGGAGAAACTGTACAAATGTAAGGTGTGTGATAAAACTTTCTCTCAGTCATCGTCCCTCGTGGACCATCAGAGAACCCACacgggggagagaccgttcacatgTGACGTTTGCAATAAAGCTTTCTTAAAGTTGTCCAATCTCTTACAACaccgacgtattcacactggggagaaacccttCAGGTGTGAAGTATGTGACAAAGCCTTCACACACCCATCAACACTCCACCAACACcgacgcattcacacaggggagaaaccctttcGGTGTGAGATATGTGACAAAGCCTTCACACACCCATCAACGCTCCTCCAACATCGACGGATTCACACAGAGGAGGAAAAACCCTTCGGGTGTGAGATATGTGACAAAGCTTTCAAACATCCATCGACACTCCTCCAACACCGACGTATTCACACCGGTGAGAAGCTGCTACAATGTGAGTTTTGCAACAAAGTGTTTGTGACCTTCTCAAGCTTGCAGGTCCaccagcgcacacacacaggggagaggcccttCAGATGTGTGGTGTGTGACAAATCCTTTGCTCAGTCATCGACACTCCTGCAGCATCAGCGCATTCACCGAGGGGAGAGGAAGTTCCACTGTCAGATATGTGACAAAACCTTTGCACATTCTTCAACCCTTCTACAACATCAGCGGACACACGGAGGGGAGAAACCCTTCAAGTGTGAGGCTTGTGACAAAGCTTTCGTGAAATCATCCACACTCCTTGTCCACCAGCGAACTCACACGGGGGAGAAACCTTTCCGCTGTGAGGTGTGTGGTAAAGGTTTCACACTGTCATCCACCCTCCTGATCCACCAGCGGacccacacaggggagagacccttTAAGTGCAAGGTTTGTGGCAAGGCTTTCACCCAGTCATCGAGCCTCCTTCACCACCACAGgatccacacaggagagaaacccttcAACTGCGAGGTCTGTCAGAAAGCTTTTACACACCCATCGAGCTTGCTGCAACACCAGCGgatccacacaggagagaaacccttcAGATGTGACATGTGTGACAGAGCCTTCACCCATCCATCCCGCCTCCTCGATCACCAGAGgatccacacaggagagaaacccttcCAATGTGAGGTGTGTGATAAAGCTTTCACACGCTCCTCAAATCTCCTGGATCACCACAGGACCCACATGGGAAGAGAGATCCTTCCGCCGGGATTCTTGCAACAAAACCTTCACACAATTTGA